The Burkholderiales bacterium genomic sequence CCCTCGGGCCCGGTCTGGTGTGTCACCAGACGCATGCCGAGAATCCGGCTCGCGTATTGTTTGACTTCATCGAACGACTTTGCCACTTTGACGCCGCCGCCTTTTCCCCGTCCGCCGGCGTGGATCTGTGCTTTTACCACCCAAACTTTGCCGCCAAGTTGCTGCGCCGCCTTTACCGCCTCGTCAACCGAAAAGCAGGCGATGCCGCGCGGCGTGGCGACGCCGTATTTCCTCAGGATTTCCTTTCCCTGATATTCGTGTATCTTCATTGCTGTTCTTAATATTAGAGCTTCAGGCTGGCTTGCTCGAAGCGCTCAGCGTTGGCGTCCATCACCGCGAGCGCTAGATCAGCCTGGGTGGCAAGCGGCTTGGTGGCGATGACTTCGGTTTTTCCGGGAGTGGGGAAGCGGTGGTAGTGCAGCGCGCTTTCGGTCAGCTTGTCAGGCATTTTTATTAAGAGAGAAAAAGTGGTGCCGGCAAAAGGATTCGAACCCTCGACCAACTGATTACAAATCAGCTGCTCTACCAACTGAGCTATGCCGGCAGTGGAAGTTGATTATAGAACTTCGAGCGGGCCCCAGCAACGAAGATGCAACAGAACCAAGGCCGTCCGGCCACGAAAGCCTGCTTTATTTGATGACTTGCAGGCGCGGTTTGCCGTTAGGCGTGGAGGGAGAAGGATTATCCTCGCCCGTCTTCTGCTCGGTTGCAGCAGGCGCGTCATTGAAGAACAGGCCCTGGCCGTTTTCCTTGGCGAAAACTCCGTTCACCGCATCCAGGGGAATGGAAAGCTCTCGTGAAACACCGTCAAAGCGCGCCGAGAATTGAATCAAATCATTGCCCAGGGTGAGATTGCGCGTCGCGTTCAGGCTGATGTTGAGGATGATTTCGCCGTTTTTGACGTGTTCCATCGGCACGCGTGTGCGCTCGTTCACTTTCACCGCAAGATAAGGCGTAAGTCCGCTGTCGGCGCACCATTCGCAGAGCGCGCGGATCAGATAAGGTTTGCTGGAAATATTTTTCATTCGCCACTCACGAAACAGTATAGCAGGTAACCAGCGGGGTTCATTTGCGCATGGCGCGTTCGGCTGCCGTCAGCGAATCGATGAACGCGGGGCGGCTAAACAAGCGCTCGGCGTATTTCATAAGCGGCGCTGCGGGCTTGCCCAATTGAATGTCGTAATGGTCGAGCCGCCACAACAGCGGTGCAATCGCCACATCGAGCATGGAAAACTCATCACCCAGCATGTATTTATGCTTGGCGAAGACCGGCGCGATCTGCGTAAGATTGTCACAGATCACCAAGCGCGCCTTGTCGGCGGTTTTTTGATTGCCGTGCTCGATGGTCTCGATTTGCGAGAAGAGTTCGAGCTCGAAGCGGAACAGGAACAGGCGGGCGCGGGCACGCATCACCGGATCGGCCGGCATGAGCTGCGGATGGGGAAAACGGTCGTCAATGTATTCGTTGATGATGTTGGCTTCGTACAGAATCAGGTCGCGCTCCACCAGCACCGGCACCCGGTTGTACGGGTTCATCACCGCCAGGTCCTCAGGCATGTTGTAGAGGTCCACGTCCACTATCTGGAAATCCATGCCCTTTTCAAAAAGCACGATGCGGCAGCGGTGGCTGAAAAGACAGGTGGTTCCGGAGTATAAGGTCATCATGGCTGTTACCGCCCGCTAGAGTTGTTATTCACATGGCTCTCCAAGGACGCTCTAATGAACGTCCTTCCAGAATTCCTTCTTCAACGCGTAGGTGAGCACGAACAGGATGCCGAGGAAAATCAGCACAAACATGCCCAGTTGCACGCGGAAATTGCGCGCCGGCTCGGCCATGTACACGAGATAATTCACCAGGTCCGCGACCAGCCTGTCGTATTGCTGCGGCGTGAGCGCGCCCGGCTTTTCCAGTATCAGCTTGTGATCCTCGTGCTGGTGTCCCTGTGAATCGGTCTTTTCTTCCGTCTTCAGCATCTGCACGCCCTGCAATTCGTGCAGCACGTGCGGCATGCCCACCAGCGGAAATACCGTGTTGTTCCAGCCGGTGTGCGTGCTGTCGTCGCGGTAAAAACTGCGCAAATAGGTGTAGAGCCAGTCGGCGCCGCGCACGCGGGCAATCAGCGACAAATCCGGCGGCGGCGCGCCGAACCAGTCCTTGGCGTCGCTCTTGTCCATCGCCACGGTCATGGTATCGCCCACGCGTTTCGCCACCGCGAACATCAGGTTGTCCTTGATCTGTTGCTCGGTGAGGCCCAGGTCCTGCAAGCGGTTGTAGCGCATGTAAGCCGCGTTGTGGCAGGTCACGCAGTAGTTGACGAAAATACGCGCGCCGCGCTGCAGTGAAATCTTGTCGTGCTGGTTGACCGGTGCGGTGTCGTACTTTGCATCGCTTGAAGCAAGGGCCGCAACCGGGACAAGCATTAAAGTCAGCAGGAGTTTTTTCATTGCTATCCCACCCTTTCCGGTTCCGGTTTGGTCCGGTCAAATCTGGTGTACCAGGGCATCAGCAGGAAGAACGCGAAGTAGATAAGGGTGCAGATTTGCGCAATAATAGTATACAGTCTGTTCACCGGTTGCGTGCCCAGAAAGCCCAGCACCAGGAAGCTGATTACGAACAGCGTTAGCGCCGTTTTGTAAAGCGCACCGCGGTAGCGGATCGACTTCACCGGGCTTTGGTCGAGCCAGGGCAGCAAGATGAAAATCATCACCGATGCCCCCATCAGCGCCACGCCCCAGATTTTGGCTTCAAACACAAACGTCGCCACAAAAATCAGCGCGCCGATGATGGCGATGGCGAACTTAAAGTGATTCTGTTTTACGCCGATGATCGCCAGGATCATGTAAACAACCAATCCTAGTCTGAGAAACCACATAAAATCTTCCGTGGTGGCGCGCAAAACCGAGTAAAACGCTGTGAAGTACCACAATGGCGCGATATGCTCCGGCGTCTGCAGCGGATTGGCGGGAATGAAGTTGTTGGCTTCCAGGAAATAGCCGCCCATCTCCGGAGCAAAGAACAGGATGATCGAGAACACCAACAGGAACACCACCGCGCCAAAAATGTCCTTTACCGTGTAATACGGATGGAAGGGAATGCCGTCGAGCGGAATGCCGGTTTTGGGATCCTTGTTCTTTTTGATTTCGATGCCGTCAGGGTTGTTCGACCCCACCTCGTGCAGCGCAATCAAATGCGCCACCACCAGGCCCAGCAGCACCAGCGGCACAGCGATTACGTGAAAGGCGAAGAAGCGATTGAGCGTCGCGTCGGACACTGCATAGTCACCGCGTATCCACAGTGCGAGGTCGGGACCGATCAGGGGAATCGCGTCGAACAGGTTCACGATCACCTGCGCGCCCCAGAACGACATCTGCCCCCAAGGCAGCAGATAACCGAAAAACGCTTCCGCCATCAGGCACAGATAAATCAGCATGCCGAAAATCCAGATGAGCTCGCGCGGCTTGCGGTAGGAGCCGTAAAGCAGGCCGCGGAACATATGCAGGTACACCACTACGAAGAACATCGAGGCGCCGGTGGAATGCATGTAGCGTATCAGCCAGCCCCAAGGCACGTCGCGCATGATGTATTCCACCGAAGCGAACGCGAGATTCGCATCCGGCTTGTAGTTCATGGTGAGGAAGATGCCGGTGACAATTTGCAGCACCAGCACCAAAAGCGCCAGCGAGCCGAAGAAATACCAGAAGTTGAAATTCTTTGGCGCGTAATATTCGGAAAGATGCGTTTTCCAGTTGGCGGTCAGCGGAAAACGCTGGTCAATCCAGCCGAGCAGCGCGGTCAATTTTTTGGTCATTGTCAGGCCCCCTTGTTGTCTTCGCCGATGAGAATCTTGTTATCGCTCAAATAGCGGTGCGGGGGAATCCTCAGGTTGGTCGGTGCGGGCACGTTCTTGAATACACGGCCCGCAAGGTCAAAGCGCGAACCATGACAGGGACAGAAAAAGCCGCCCGGCCAATCGGCGCCGAGATCGGGCGCCCTCACTTCCTTGCGGTAAGTCGGCGAGCAGCCGAGATGGGTGCATAGACCGATTGCGATGAAGTATTGCGGTTTGAGCGAGCGCGTCAAATTTTTGCAGTAGTCTGGCTGCTCTGAGGATTCGGAATCCGGGTCGGCGAGCTTGTCATTGAGCTTGGG encodes the following:
- a CDS encoding ClpXP protease specificity-enhancing factor; translation: MKNISSKPYLIRALCEWCADSGLTPYLAVKVNERTRVPMEHVKNGEIILNISLNATRNLTLGNDLIQFSARFDGVSRELSIPLDAVNGVFAKENGQGLFFNDAPAATEQKTGEDNPSPSTPNGKPRLQVIK
- a CDS encoding glutathione S-transferase N-terminal domain-containing protein, with amino-acid sequence MMTLYSGTTCLFSHRCRIVLFEKGMDFQIVDVDLYNMPEDLAVMNPYNRVPVLVERDLILYEANIINEYIDDRFPHPQLMPADPVMRARARLFLFRFELELFSQIETIEHGNQKTADKARLVICDNLTQIAPVFAKHKYMLGDEFSMLDVAIAPLLWRLDHYDIQLGKPAAPLMKYAERLFSRPAFIDSLTAAERAMRK
- a CDS encoding cytochrome c1 translates to MKKLLLTLMLVPVAALASSDAKYDTAPVNQHDKISLQRGARIFVNYCVTCHNAAYMRYNRLQDLGLTEQQIKDNLMFAVAKRVGDTMTVAMDKSDAKDWFGAPPPDLSLIARVRGADWLYTYLRSFYRDDSTHTGWNNTVFPLVGMPHVLHELQGVQMLKTEEKTDSQGHQHEDHKLILEKPGALTPQQYDRLVADLVNYLVYMAEPARNFRVQLGMFVLIFLGILFVLTYALKKEFWKDVH
- a CDS encoding cytochrome bc complex cytochrome b subunit, with the translated sequence MTKKLTALLGWIDQRFPLTANWKTHLSEYYAPKNFNFWYFFGSLALLVLVLQIVTGIFLTMNYKPDANLAFASVEYIMRDVPWGWLIRYMHSTGASMFFVVVYLHMFRGLLYGSYRKPRELIWIFGMLIYLCLMAEAFFGYLLPWGQMSFWGAQVIVNLFDAIPLIGPDLALWIRGDYAVSDATLNRFFAFHVIAVPLVLLGLVVAHLIALHEVGSNNPDGIEIKKNKDPKTGIPLDGIPFHPYYTVKDIFGAVVFLLVFSIILFFAPEMGGYFLEANNFIPANPLQTPEHIAPLWYFTAFYSVLRATTEDFMWFLRLGLVVYMILAIIGVKQNHFKFAIAIIGALIFVATFVFEAKIWGVALMGASVMIFILLPWLDQSPVKSIRYRGALYKTALTLFVISFLVLGFLGTQPVNRLYTIIAQICTLIYFAFFLLMPWYTRFDRTKPEPERVG
- the petA gene encoding ubiquinol-cytochrome c reductase iron-sulfur subunit is translated as MTDSNQVDRGKRRFLIAATTVAGGVATAAAAVPFVVSMLPSQRALAIGAPVEVDIGKIEPGAKLDLEWQGKVVWIVNRTKEMLQLLPKLNDKLADPDSESSEQPDYCKNLTRSLKPQYFIAIGLCTHLGCSPTYRKEVRAPDLGADWPGGFFCPCHGSRFDLAGRVFKNVPAPTNLRIPPHRYLSDNKILIGEDNKGA